One Deinococcus aerius DNA segment encodes these proteins:
- a CDS encoding cold-shock protein, which produces MAVGRVKWFNAEKGFGFIETEGSDDVFAHFSAIQSQGFKKLNEGDEVEFDIEPGQRGKGPQAKNIVVTKAAPAPAYGDRPQRRNDRNDRW; this is translated from the coding sequence ATGGCAGTAGGCAGAGTGAAGTGGTTTAACGCGGAAAAGGGCTTCGGGTTCATCGAGACGGAAGGCAGCGACGACGTGTTCGCGCACTTCAGCGCCATCCAGTCGCAGGGCTTCAAGAAGCTCAACGAGGGTGACGAGGTCGAGTTCGACATCGAGCCCGGCCAGCGCGGCAAGGGTCCCCAGGCCAAGAACATCGTCGTGACGAAGGCCGCCCCAGCCCCCGCCTACGGCGACCGTCCCCAGCGCCGGAACGACCGCAACGACCGCTGGTAA
- the rplL gene encoding 50S ribosomal protein L7/L12: protein MAYDKQALIDQLSTLTIMELADLIDGLKDTWGVTAAVAVAGGGAAAAAAPEEEKTEFDVILVDAGASKINVIKELRAITGLGLKEAKDLSEKGGAIKEGVSKEDAEKFRAQLEGAGAKVEVR, encoded by the coding sequence ATGGCTTACGACAAGCAGGCTCTGATCGACCAGCTCAGCACCCTCACCATCATGGAACTCGCCGACCTCATCGACGGTCTCAAGGACACCTGGGGCGTCACGGCCGCCGTGGCCGTCGCTGGTGGTGGCGCCGCCGCCGCTGCCGCTCCCGAAGAGGAGAAGACCGAGTTCGACGTCATCCTCGTGGACGCGGGCGCCAGCAAGATCAACGTCATTAAGGAACTGCGCGCCATCACCGGCCTGGGGCTGAAGGAAGCCAAGGACCTCAGCGAGAAGGGCGGCGCCATCAAGGAAGGCGTCAGCAAGGAAGACGCCGAGAAGTTCCGCGCCCAGCTCGAAGGCGCGGGCGCCAAGGTCGAAGTCCGCTAA
- the rplJ gene encoding 50S ribosomal protein L10 — protein MANERNQQNLSELRGSLTGVETFYVVDYQGLTAGQLSRLRKDIREKGGQLIVAKNTLINLALQEGGRDFSDALKGPSALVLAHDDPAGVAKTLSDASKGNDRGIPAVKGGFVEGNRVDVRVIERLASLGSKQSLQGELVGVLSAHLSNFVGILEAYREKLGGGATEAQA, from the coding sequence GTGGCGAACGAACGCAATCAGCAGAACCTGAGCGAGCTGCGGGGCAGCCTCACGGGCGTCGAGACGTTCTACGTCGTCGACTACCAGGGCTTGACCGCCGGGCAGCTCAGCAGGCTGCGCAAGGACATCCGCGAGAAGGGTGGTCAGCTTATCGTGGCCAAGAACACCCTGATCAACCTCGCCCTTCAGGAGGGTGGCCGCGACTTCAGCGACGCCCTGAAGGGCCCCAGCGCCCTGGTGCTGGCCCATGACGATCCTGCAGGGGTTGCCAAGACGCTCAGCGACGCCTCCAAGGGCAACGACCGCGGTATCCCGGCCGTCAAGGGCGGCTTCGTCGAGGGCAACCGTGTGGACGTTCGCGTGATCGAGCGTCTGGCGAGCCTGGGCAGCAAGCAGAGCCTGCAGGGCGAACTTGTGGGTGTGCTCAGCGCGCACCTCAGCAACTTCGTCGGGATTCTCGAAGCGTACCGCGAGAAGCTCGGCGGCGGCGCGACCGAGGCCCAAGCCTAA
- the rplA gene encoding 50S ribosomal protein L1 yields MPKHGKRYRALVGKVDRSKQYTIDEAAALVRELATAKFDETVEVHFRLGIDPRKSDQNVRGTVSLPHGTGRTVRVAVITRGENQAAAEAAGADVVGAEDLIERIAGGFMDFDAVVATPDMMAMVGQRLARLLGPRGLLPNPKSGTVGPDVAGMVRGLKAGRIEFRNDKTGVVHAPIGKASFDAGNLSANYQALLSALEAAKPGAAKGVYLRSAYLTSTMGPSIPLTLSSQAQA; encoded by the coding sequence ATGCCTAAGCACGGCAAGCGTTACCGCGCCCTGGTGGGCAAGGTGGACCGCAGCAAGCAGTACACCATCGACGAGGCCGCCGCCCTGGTGAGGGAGCTTGCCACCGCGAAGTTCGACGAGACGGTGGAGGTTCACTTCCGCCTGGGCATCGACCCCCGCAAGAGTGACCAGAACGTGCGCGGCACGGTCTCGCTGCCCCACGGCACGGGCCGCACGGTGCGCGTCGCGGTGATCACGCGCGGGGAGAACCAGGCCGCCGCTGAAGCTGCCGGGGCCGACGTGGTGGGCGCCGAGGACCTGATCGAGCGCATCGCGGGCGGCTTCATGGACTTCGACGCGGTTGTGGCGACGCCCGACATGATGGCGATGGTCGGCCAGCGCCTCGCGCGCCTGCTCGGGCCGCGCGGCCTGCTGCCCAACCCCAAGAGCGGCACCGTCGGTCCCGACGTGGCGGGCATGGTGCGCGGCCTCAAGGCGGGCCGCATCGAGTTCCGCAACGACAAGACCGGTGTGGTCCACGCGCCCATCGGCAAGGCCAGCTTCGATGCCGGTAACCTCAGCGCGAACTACCAGGCGCTCCTGAGCGCCCTGGAAGCCGCCAAGCCCGGCGCGGCCAAGGGTGTGTACCTCCGCAGCGCGTACCTCACCAGCACGATGGGACCGAGCATTCCCCTCACGCTGAGCAGCCAGGCCCAGGCCTGA
- the rplK gene encoding 50S ribosomal protein L11 codes for MAKKVTGIVKLQLPAGKATPAPPVGPALGQYGANIMGFTKEFNAATADKGDAIIPVEITIYADRSFTFITKTPPMSYLIRKAAGLQKGSATPNKAKVGKLNWDQVLEIARTKLPDLNAGSVEAAANTVAGTARSMGVTIEGAPHA; via the coding sequence ATGGCTAAGAAAGTCACCGGGATCGTGAAGTTGCAGCTTCCGGCCGGAAAGGCGACCCCGGCCCCGCCCGTGGGTCCCGCGCTCGGCCAGTACGGCGCGAACATCATGGGCTTCACGAAGGAGTTCAACGCGGCCACGGCGGACAAGGGTGACGCGATCATCCCGGTCGAGATCACCATCTACGCCGACCGCTCCTTCACCTTCATCACCAAGACGCCCCCCATGAGCTACCTGATCCGCAAGGCGGCGGGGCTGCAAAAGGGCAGCGCCACCCCCAACAAGGCGAAGGTCGGCAAGCTGAACTGGGATCAGGTGCTGGAGATTGCCCGCACCAAGCTCCCCGACCTGAACGCGGGCAGCGTCGAGGCCGCCGCGAACACCGTGGCGGGCACCGCGCGCTCCATGGGCGTGACCATCGAGGGGGCTCCCCATGCCTAA
- the nusG gene encoding transcription termination/antitermination protein NusG has product MSIEWYAVHTYVGQEDRVEQHLMERARKLGMLHTKIFQVLQPKEKAVELQEGGKKVEVERKLFPGYVFVQMDVEDDDAPGELGESWEVVRGTNGVTGFVGTATRPVPLSPEEVQRLLASVGVAAQPQEEAPARVKVDLKPGDMVRVTGGPFADFSGVVSEINAPQAKVKVLVSIFGRETPVELDFAQVSK; this is encoded by the coding sequence GTGAGCATCGAGTGGTACGCCGTCCACACCTACGTGGGGCAGGAAGACCGCGTGGAGCAGCACCTGATGGAGCGCGCCCGCAAACTCGGGATGCTCCACACCAAAATTTTTCAGGTGCTGCAACCCAAGGAAAAGGCCGTCGAGCTTCAGGAGGGCGGCAAGAAGGTCGAGGTCGAGCGCAAGCTCTTCCCCGGCTACGTCTTCGTGCAGATGGATGTCGAGGATGACGACGCCCCGGGGGAACTCGGCGAATCCTGGGAGGTCGTGCGCGGCACGAACGGAGTGACCGGCTTCGTCGGCACGGCCACCCGCCCGGTGCCCCTCTCCCCCGAGGAGGTGCAGCGTCTGCTCGCCTCGGTGGGTGTGGCCGCGCAGCCCCAGGAGGAGGCGCCCGCCCGCGTGAAGGTTGACCTCAAGCCCGGGGACATGGTCCGGGTGACGGGTGGCCCCTTTGCCGACTTCAGCGGCGTGGTGAGCGAAATCAACGCTCCGCAGGCCAAGGTCAAGGTGCTGGTCAGTATCTTCGGGCGCGAAACGCCCGTCGAGCTGGACTTCGCGCAGGTCAGCAAGTAA
- the secE gene encoding preprotein translocase subunit SecE, which produces MNLIQYLRDSRAELARVTWPTRQGVIEGTQAVLIFVIALTLIVFLMDTVFSALIRAVLP; this is translated from the coding sequence ATGAATCTGATTCAGTACTTGCGGGACTCGCGTGCGGAACTCGCGCGTGTCACCTGGCCGACGCGCCAGGGGGTCATCGAGGGCACGCAGGCGGTGCTGATCTTCGTGATCGCCCTGACCCTGATCGTGTTCCTGATGGACACCGTGTTCAGCGCGTTGATCCGGGCGGTCCTCCCGTGA
- the rpmG gene encoding 50S ribosomal protein L33, which translates to MAKDGPRIIVKMESTAGTGFYYTTTKNRRNTQAKMELRKYDPVAKKHVVFKEKKV; encoded by the coding sequence ATGGCGAAGGACGGACCGCGCATCATCGTGAAGATGGAAAGCACCGCTGGCACGGGCTTCTACTACACGACCACCAAGAACCGCCGCAACACGCAGGCCAAGATGGAGCTGCGCAAGTACGACCCCGTGGCGAAGAAGCACGTCGTGTTCAAGGAGAAGAAGGTCTGA